In the genome of Cercospora beticola chromosome 2, complete sequence, one region contains:
- a CDS encoding uncharacterized protein (CAZy:GT39) encodes MASRPSQTKVQQKKSNGALRAANGAAPKDWVQSSPNKPPHPRYDYTSRGVQDHNILNLKSSDWEVLGVVTLIALFVRLFRIYQPSSVVFDEVHFGGFASKYIKGRFFMDVHPPLAKLLITLAGWLAGFDGNFDFKDIGKDYLEAKVPYVAMRLLPALLGVLAVPTMFLTLKASGCKTVTAALGAGLLTFENGFVTQSRLILLDSPLVIFTALTGLSWVSFINQHELGPRKAFTPSWWFWLAATGLCLGATASVKWVGLFTIAWVGSLTALQLWVLLGDTKNVTPRLWFKHFFARVFCLIIIPVTFYMAMFAIHFVCLVNPGDGDGFMSSEFQSTLNSKGMADVPADVAFGSRISLRHHNTQGGYLHSHSHMYPGGSKQQQITLYPHKDENNVFLLENQTQPIDWAADPTGNTSIAGPLAWDKLEPAYVKDGSVLKLYHITTDRRVHSHDVRPPITEAEWQNEVSAYGYAGFEGDANDLFRVEIVKSMSDGKEAKERVRTIQTKFKLVHIMTGCVLFSHKVKLPDWGFEQQEVTCAKGGTLPNSIWYIESNVHPQLKEDAEKVNYRNPGFFGKFWELQKVMWTTNAGLVESHAWDSRPPSWPTLKRGINFWGKDHRQIYLIGNPLIWWSSTAAIVIYILFKGLSVIRWQRSCNDYQNLTFRRFDYELGTTVLGWAFHYFPFFLMQRQLFLHHYFPALYFAIIALAQIFDFNFSRISIGSLTLKDKPFIGSSVAVIYLALSIVVFSLYAPLSYGNQWTKSDCKRVKLFDTWDWDCNTFYDSYADYSLAVPSAGGAAPTTQAAHGPAPPVADDPQKDVHVTPQVQGEPAYVDGQVEEKVEYRDEDGNLLSEEEVAALEGQVSFSTRYETRTRLVDEMGREVHDGLVEAHDGEPPAKPDGVDPETPLGREAGSPESSTQQVDEDLKKEQSIQDAKATPEPESEVEKKTAEAKDEL; translated from the exons ATGGCTTCCAGGCCCAGCCAGACGAAggtgcagcagaagaagagcaatggCGCCCTGCGCGCTGCCAACGGCGCCGCCCCGAAGGACTGGGTCCAGTCGAGTCCAAACAAGCCGCCGCATCCTCGATACGATTACACCTCGCGTGGCGTGCAAGATCACAACATCCTGAACCTTAAGAGCAGCGATTGGGAAGTTTTGGGTGTGGTCACACTGATTGCGCTGTTCGTGCGACTCTTCCGCATCTATCAACCTTCgagcgtcgtcttcgatgAAGTGCACTTTGGAGGGTTTGCCAGCAAATACATCAAGGGGCGCTTCTTCATGGACGTGCACCCGCCTCTTGCGAAACTGTTGATTACGCTCGCCGGCTGGCTGGCGGGCTTCGATGGAAACTTCGATTTCAAGGACATTGGCAAAGACTACCTCGAGGCCAAGGTGCCATACGTGGCTATGCGACTGCTCCCAGCTCTGCTCGGCGTCCTGGCTGTCCCTACGATGTTTCTCACCCTCAAAGCATCGGGCTGCAAGACGGTCACTGCTGCGCTGGGTGCTGGTCTGCTCACATTCGAGAACGGCTTCGTCACTCAGTCCCGCTTAATCCTCTTGGATTCTCCTCTTGTCATCTTCACCGCTTTGACTGGCTTGTCGTGGGTTTCTTTCATCAACCAGCACGAACTCGGTCCTCGGAAGGCTTTCACCCCAAGTTGGTGGTTCTGGTTGGCAGCAACAGGACTGTGCTTGGGAGCGACTGCAAGCGTCAAGTGGGTCGGTCTCTTCACCATCGCCTGGGTGGGATCTCTGACTGCTCTTCAACTCTGGGTCCTTCTTGGTGACACCAAGAATGTCACCCCACGCCTCTGGTTCAAGCACTTCTTCGCACGCGTTTTTTGCTTGATCATCATCCCAGTCACCTTCTACATGGCAATGTTTGCAATTCACTTCGTCTGTCTCGTCAATCCAGGTGACGGTGACGGATTCATGAGCAGCGAGTTCCAGTCTACGCTCAACTCCAAGGGAATGGCCGACGTACCAGCAGATGTTGCGTTCGGCTCTCGTATCAGTCTTAGGCATCACAACACCCAGGGTGGTTATTTGCATTCGCATTCGCACATGTATCCTGGCGGCAGTAAACAGCAACAGATTACACTTTACCCCCACAAGGACGAGAACaacgtcttcctcctcgagaACCAGACTCAGCCCATCGACTGGGCCGCAGATCCGACCGGCAACACTTCCATCGCTGGTCCTCTTGCATGGGACAAACTGGAGCCAGCCTACGTGAAGGATGGCAGCGTCCTCAAGTTGTACCACATCACCACTGACCGCCGCGTGCACTCTCACGATGTGCGACCTCCGATCACCGAGGCCGAATGGCAAAACGAGGTGTCGGCATATGGCTACGCGGGTTTCGAAGGAGACGCCAACGATCTCTTCCGTGTTGAGATTGTCAAGTCCATGTCGGACGGCAAGGAGGCCAAGGAGCGAGTGAGAACCATTCAGACTAAGTTCAAGCTGGTCCACATCATGACTGGCTGCGTACTCTTCTCGCACAAGGTCAAGCTTCCAGACTGGGGTTTCGAGCAACAGGAGGTGACGTGCGCGAAGGGTGGTACTCTGCCAAACTCGATCTGGTACATTGAGTCTAATGTCCACCCTCAACTCAAAGAAGACGCCGAAAAGGTCAACTACCGCAATCCAGGCTTCTTTGGCAAGTTCTGGGAGCTGCAGAAGGTCATGTGGACAACCAACGCCGGTCTCGTTGAATCTCACGCCTGGGACTCTCGCCCACCCTCATGGCCAACGCTCAAGCGCGGTATCAATTTCTGGGGTAAAGACCATCGTCAAATTTACCTCATCGGTAATCCTTTGATCTGGTGGTCAAGCACAGCCGCTATCGTAATCTACATCCTGTTCAAGGGCTTGTCCGTTATCAGATGGCAGCGCAGCTGCAACGACTACCAAAACCTTACGTTCCGCCGCTTCGACTACGAATTGGGTACGACGGTTCTTGGCTGGGCCTTCCACTACTTCCCCTTCTTCCTCATGCAGCGCCAGCTGTTCTTGCACCACTACTTCCCAGCTCTTTACTTTGCCATCATTGCCTTGGCCCAGATTTTCGACTTCAACTTCAGCCGGATTAGCATCGGCTCCTTGACTCTCAAGGATAAGCCTTTCATTGGTAGCAGCGTGGCTGTCATCTACCTGGCGCTTTCCATTGTGGTCTTTTCTCTCTATGCACCACTGAGCTATGGTAATCAGTGGACGAAGAGCGACTGCAAGCGCGTGAAGCTCTTTGATACTTGGGACTGGGATTGCAATACCTTCTACGACTCT TACGCCGATTACTCCCTCGCTGTACCATCAGCAGGAGGCGCTGCTCCAACTACCCAAGCTGCGCACGGACCCGCCCCACCAGTCGCCGACGACCCGCAAAAGGACGTGCATGTCACACCTCAGGTGCAAGGCGAACCAGCCTACGTCGATGGCCAGGTAGAAGAAAAAGTTGAGTACCGCGACGAAGACGGCAATCTCCtcagcgaggaagaagtcgctGCCCTCGAAGGTCAGGTCTCTTTCTCTACGCGCTACGAGACCCGCACACGACTCGTCGATGAGATGGGTCGCGAGGTCCACGACGGGCTCGTCGAAGCTCATGACGGCGAACCTCCAGCGAAGCCCGATGGAGTGGACCCAGAGACACCATTGGGTCGCGAGGCGGGGAGTCCCGAGAGTTCCACTCAGCAGGTCGACGAAGATCTGAAGAAGGAGCAGAGCATTCAAGACGCCAAGGCTACACCTGAACCAGAAAGCGAGGTTGAGAAGAAGACAGCTGAGGCTAAGGATGAGCTTTGA
- a CDS encoding uncharacterized protein (BUSCO:EOG092654RM), with protein MLGLRATRTFTPAVRRITQKRLQSGLQGPADNAFNRERAAVKEHAAATSDLWRKLSIYVVIPSLMIAGVNAWRLWTEHWEHVAHGPPLEERTEYPYMNIRTKNYFWGDGDKTLFWNPEVNHHKKSEEE; from the exons ATGCTCGGACTTCGCGCGACTCGCACTTTCACCCCGGCCGTGCGCCGTATCACGCAAAAGAGACTGCAAAGCGGACTGCAGGGCCCGGCCGATAATGCCTTCAACCGCGAACGAGCGGCCGTCAAGGAGCACGCCGCTGCTACTTCTG ACCTCTGGCGCAAGCTCTCAATCTA CGTCGTCATTCCCTCTCTCATGATTGCTGGCGTCAACGCATGGCGCCTGTGGACCGAGCACTGGGAGCACGTCGCCCACGGACCCCCACTCGAGGAGCGCACTGAGTACCCATACATGAACATCAGGACCAAGAACTACTTCTGGGGTGATGGCGATAAG ACTCTCTTCTGGAACCCTGAAGTCAACCACCACAAGAAGTCCGAAGAAGAGTAG
- a CDS encoding uncharacterized protein (BUSCO:EOG09264RIE): MAATNGEQPAAEGQDDFLKRLPAGTVLPPRGVREKIEKVAAYVARSGQSFEDNVRRKNAGTNITHFLEPEDEYNPYYKWRVAECKAGRSLDASAPAAKTDVTFQGRESRAPKAPEEFKFSARMPNISAQDLDIVKLTALYAAKNGKSWVTHLSQREAGNYQFDFLRPQHSLNMYFSRLVDQYKDLIEGETVDSGAPEKKRIEELQANVDNRFNLLERAKKRAEYVKYQEKQREEKEEKAEKDRIAFAQIDWHDFSVIATITFDERDEAADMPPPKSLNDMLSLSLEEKANMRIDPNRRLEEAVPDFNDYSAIYGQQPQFPAAQMPPPQGYAPSPVQPTPPPGSAYQPPPTPSLNEERENARAAIRASQAQPTRVRTDYVPRAQQRNQLQNTSICPNCKLAIPNDEIAEHMRIEQLDPRWREQFGKNQQRSSTTNLSTADVANNLKRLASQRTDLFDPITGQAISEEEKERRKRAELQSYDGVSQVPNAAMGQAPPGVYPPGAPGTNVNEQIRQLHEKYSQR, encoded by the coding sequence ATGGCTGCCACTAACGGcgagcagccagcagcagaaggccaGGATGACTTCCTCAAGCGCCTGCCCGCGGGCACCGTGCTGCCGCCGCGCGGAGTCAGAGAAAAGATCGAAAAGGTAGCAGCATATGTCGCGCGAAGTGGCCAAAGTTTCGAGGACAATGTCCGCCGAAAAAATGCTGGCACCAACATCACCCACTTTCTCGAGCCCGAAGACGAGTACAACCCCTACTACAAATGGCGCGTTGCCGAGTGCAAGGCTGGACGGAGTCTCGATGCCAGCGCGCCCGCTGCAAAAACCGATGTCACCTTCCAAGGCCGCGAGTCGAGAGCGCCGAAGGCGCCCGAGGAGTTCAAGTTCAGTGCCCGTATGCCCAATATCAGCGCGCAGGATCTGGACATTGTCAAGTTGACTGCGCTGTATGCGGCGAAGAATGGCAAGAGCTGGGTGACGCATCTCAGTCAGCGCGAAGCTGGCAACTACCAGTTTGActttcttcgtcctcagcaTTCGCTGAACATGTACTTCAGCCGCCTGGTCGATCAGTATAAGGACCTGATTGAGGGCGAGACGGTCGACAGCGGTGCgccggagaagaagcgcatcgAGGAGCTGCAGGCGAACGTGGACAACCGCTTCAACCTACTGGAGAGGGCGAAGAAGCGGGCAGAGTACGTCAAGTATCAGGAGAAGCAgcgggaggagaaggaagagaaggccgAGAAGGACCGCATTGCCTTTGCACAAATCGACTGGCACGACTTCAGTGTCATTGCTACCATCACATTCGATGAGCGTGATGAAGCTGCAGATATGCCTCCGCCAAAGTCGCTGAACGACATGCTCTCGCTCAGTCTGGAGGAAAAGGCAAATATGCGCATCGACCCAAACAGAAGACTGGAGGAGGCCGTGCCCGACTTCAACGACTACTCTGCCATTTACGGGCAGCAACCGCAGTTTCCCGCAGCACAGATGCCACCTCCACAGGGGTACGCGCCGTCGCCAGTACAGCCAACCCCACCTCCAGGATCTGCGTATCAACCTCCTCCTACGCCTTCGCTCAACGAAGAACGCGAGAATGCCCGTGCAGCTATTCGTGCTTCGCAAGCGCAGCCTACACGTGTTCGGACCGATTACGTTCCACGAGCGCAACAGCGGAACCAGCTACAGAATACCTCCATCTGTCCGAACTGCAAGCTGGCTATTCCCAACGACGAGATTGCCGAGCACATGCGTATCGAACAGCTGGATCCGCGATGGCGTGAACAGTTTGGCAAGAACCAACAGCGCTCTTCTACAACGAATCTGTCCACGGCCGATGTTGCGAACAACTTGAAGCGGCTGGCGTCTCAGCGCACAGATCTATTCGACCCCATCACCGGACAAGCGATcagtgaagaagaaaaggagaggaggaagcgCGCGGAATTACAAAGCTACGACGGAGTCAGCCAGGTCCCGAACGCAGCGATGGGGCAGGCTCCGCCAGGAGTCTACCCACCTGGTGCGCCAGGCACGAATGTGAACGAGCAGATTAGGCAGCTGCATGAGAAGTACAGTCAACGGTGA
- the MGR2 gene encoding subunit of TIM23 translocase complex (BUSCO:EOG09265KNL) has protein sequence MPPVAAAGGMAGPSTFDKWKMGAMMGSTVGLIIGFIFGATNIIRFGPGPNGMMRTLGQYMVGSAATFGFFMGIGTTIRTDSSPILQEAFKAAHMRNRHPMIMPLDRSQRRSQES, from the exons ATGCCCCCAGTAGCTGCAGCAG GTGGGATGGCGGGTCCTTCGACCTTCGACAAATGGAAGATGGGTGCCATGATGGGTAGCA CTGTCGGTCTGATCATCGGATTCATCTTTGGCGCAACAAACATCATCAGATTCGGACCAGGACCAAACGGCATGATGCGAACACTGGGGCAATACATGGTCGGCTCCGCAGCAACATTTGG TTTCTTTATGGGCATAGGAACGACGATACGAACAGACAGCTCGCCGATCCTCCAGGAAGCCTTCAAGGCAGCACACATGCGTAACAGGCATCCAATGATCATGCCTCTCGATCGATCGCAAAGGAGATCGCAGGAGTCATGA
- the SPT16 gene encoding FACT complex subunit spt16 (BUSCO:EOG09260K4V~MEROPS:MER0026495) — MADEVSIDKAQFHNRLSSLITAWKNDKRSGNNVYGDVGSIVVCMGKSDEAAGFHKANGLQFWLLGYEFPATLFLITLEAMYIVTTKKKAAYLEVLKDGKTPVEIIVRGKDAEENAKQFEKINETIKSAGKKVGTLPKEQSGGPFVTEWKSAFSEIGKDVEEYDISTALSTAMAIKDENELRSIRNASSASAYLMREYFVETMSDILDKEKKITHKAFANKVSNKLDDDKFFRAMKGVGKFDSQQLDWSISPTVQSGGNFDLKLQAEPDDNNLHQPGVILSAFGLRYQTYASQLARTYLVEPNKTQESMYKLLLSVHETVIKELRDGVLAKDVYQKAVAVIKAKKPELVENFVKSVGSGIGIEAKDPTLSLNGKNVRQLKDGMTFSITTGFSNLENPNAKDKKREGTYSLLLSDTVRITSGGEAYCFTKDAPRDMESASFFFNDEEEEEKKPKPKKDSRVGAVASSNITKTRLRAQGGSTQNEEKEAARREHQKELHTKKQQEGLEMYQKGHGNLNGVQEKKFKRFESYKRVESLPPRVKDLTILVDAKNYSIILPIMGRPVPFHINTIKNATTSTEGGFTYLRINFLSPGQGVGRKDDQPFEDPTAQFIRSLTFRNKDADRMEDVREQLTEMKKASVRKEQEKKDMEDVVEQDKLVEIRNRRPFRLDNIYMRPAMESKRIGGAVEIHQNGLRYNHLGNQKIDILFSNVKHLFFQPCAGELIVIIHVHLINPIIIGKRKTKDVQFYREATEMQFDETGNRKRKHRYGDEEEFEAEQEEKRRRAALDKEFKQFAEKIADAGKGEGISVDMPFRDLGFNGVPSRSSVMIQPTTDCLVQLTEPPFMVITLTDIEVVHLERVQFGLKQFDMVVVFKDFTRPPAHINTIPVEALDGVRDWLDSVDIPFSEGPLNLNWATIMKTVIQDPHTFFADGGWSFLGTESDDEGSDEEEEESAFEASSEDLASESSEDESDFDDDASAEASDEDVSDDEEGEDWDELEKKAAKKDREGGLEDEDSRKKTKPKKR; from the coding sequence ATGGCCGACGAAGTCAGCATCGACAAGGCGCAGTTCCACAATCGACTGTCGTCGCTGATTACTGCCTGGAAGAACGACAAACGCAGTGGCAACAATGTCTACGGTGATGTCGGCAGCATCGTTGTGTGCATGGGCAAGAGCGATGAGGCGGCAGGATTTCACAAGGCGAACGGTCTGCAGTTCTGGCTGCTGGGCTATGAGTTCCCAGCTACGCTCTTCCTAATTACCCTCGAGGCCATGTACATCGTCactacgaagaagaaggcggcatACTTGGAGGTGCTAAAGGATGGCAAAACACCGGTCGAAATCATCGTGCGGGGCAAGGATGCCGAAGAGAACGCAAAGCAGTTCGAGAAGATCAACGAGACCATCAAATCTGCGGGCAAGAAGGTCGGTACATTGCCAAAAGAGCAGTCGGGTGGCCCTTTCGTCACGGAGTGGAAGAGCGCGTTCAGCGAGATTGGCAAAGATGTGGAAGAGTACGACATCAGCACGGCCTTGTCCACAGCAATGGCCATCAAGGACGAGAACGAATTGCGATCGATCAGGAATGCGTCCAGTGCTTCGGCCTACCTCATGCGAGAGTACTTTGTCGAGACCATGTCCGACATCTtggacaaggagaagaagattacACACAAGGCATTTGCAAACAAAGTGTCAAACAAGCTCGATGATGACAAGTTCTTCCGAGCCATGAAGGGCGTGGGCAAGTTCgactcgcagcagctggactgGAGCATTTCGCCGACAGTGCAGAGTGGTGGCAACTTTGACCTGAAGCTGCAGGCCGAGCCGGACGATAACAACTTGCACCAGCCTGGTGTCATTCTCTCCGCCTTTGGGCTGCGATATCAGACCTATGCATCTCAGCTGGCTCGTACATACCTCGTGGAACCGAACAAGACGCAGGAGAGTATGTACAAGCTCCTTTTGAGTGTACACGAGACAGTCATCAAGGAGTTGCGCGACGGTGTACTTGCGAAAGACGTTTACCAAAAGGCCGTCGCCGTTATCAAGGCCAAGAAGCCGGAACTCGTGGAGAATTTTGTCAAGAGTGTTGGCTCTGGTATCGGCATCGAGGCTAAGGATCCAACTCTGAGCCTCAACGGGAAGAACGTCCGCCAGCTTAAGGACGGCATGACTTTCTCCATCACTACAGGCTTCTCCAATCTTGAGAACCCCAATGCGAAAGACAAGAAGCGCGAGGGCACATACTCTCTTCTCCTTAGCGACACAGTGCGTATCACGAGTGGTGGTGAAGCGTACTGCTTCACAAAAGATGCACCACGCGACATGGAGAGcgcttctttcttcttcaacgatgaagaggaggaagagaagaagccaaagccgaAAAAGGACTCTCGCGTCGGAGCTGTGGCATCCTCGAACATCACCAAGACGCGCCTGAGAGCACAAGGTGGAAGCACACAGAAtgaagagaaggaggctgCGCGGAGGGAGCATCAGAAGGAGCTTCACACCAAGAAACAACAGGAGGGTCTCGAGATGTACCAGAAAGGCCACGGAAACTTGAACGGCGTTCAAGAAAAGAAGTTCAAGCGTTTCGAATCGTATAAGCGCGTGGAGTCTTTGCCGCCTCGCGTCAAGGACCTCACGATCCTGGTTGACGCAAAGAACTACTCCATCATTCTTCCGATCATGGGTCGCCCGGTGCCTTTCCACATCAACACAATCAAGAATGCAACCACCAGCACCGAAGGTGGCTTCACATACCTCCGCATCAACTTCCTATCGCCAGGCCAGGGTGTGGGCAGAAAGGATGACCAGCCATTTGAGGACCCGACTGCACAATTTATTCGTTCCCTTACATTCCGAAATAAGGATGCGGATCGTATGGAAGACGTGCGAGAGCAGCTGACAGAAATGAAGAAAGCGTCTGTCCGCAaggagcaagagaagaaggacatggAAGACGTAGTGGAGCAAGACAAGCTCGTCGAGATCCGCAACCGTCGCCCATTTCGCCTGGACAACATTTACATGCGCCCTGCTATGGAGAGCAAGCGCATTGGTGGCGCTGTCGAGATCCATCAAAACGGTCTGCGTTACAACCATCTTGGAAACCAGAAGATTGATATACTTTTCTCGAACGTCAAGCACCTCTTCTTCCAGCCGTGTGCCGGCGAGCTGATCGTTATCATTCACGTCCATCTCATCAATCCCATCATTATTGGAAAGAGAAAGACGAAGGATGTGCAGTTCTACCGCGAAGCTACTGAGATGCAATTCGACGAGACGGGAAACCGCAAGCGTAAGCATCGCTatggcgatgaggaagaatttGAGGCTgagcaagaggagaagcGACGACGGGCTGCGCTCGACAAGGAGTTCAAGCAGTTTGCTGAGAAGATTGCGGACGCCGGGAAGGGCGAAGGTATCTCGGTCGACATGCCTTTCCGTGATTTGGGCTTCAACGGTGTGCCCAGCAGATCGTCTGTCATGATCCAACCTACTACCGACTGCTTGGTGCAGCTGACCGAGCCGCCCTTCATGGTTATCACACTCACAGATATTGAGGTGGTACACTTGGAGCGTGTTCAGTTCGGCTTGAAGCAGTTCGACATGGTGGTTGTCTTCAAGGACTTCACGCGGCCTCCTGCTCATATTAACACCATTCCGGTCGAGGCGCTTGATGGCGTCCGCGACTGGCTCGACTCAGTTGACATCCCCTTCAGCGAAGGTCCCCTCAACCTGAACTGGGCCACCATCATGAAGACGGTCATTCAGGACCCACATACATTCTTCGCTGACGGCGGCTGGAGTTTCCTGGGTACGGAGTCTGATGACGAGGGttccgacgaggaagaggaagagtctGCTTTCGAAGCGTCCTCTGAGGATCTTGCTTCTGAGTCAAGCGAAGACGAGTCGGatttcgatgatgatgccagCGCTGAGGCTAGCGATGAGGACGTCagtgacgacgaagaaggagaagactggGATGaattagagaagaaggccgccaAGAAGGACCGCGAAGGTGGtctcgaggatgaagacagcAGGAAGAAGACCAAACCAAAGAAGCGATAG